In Pseudomonas nunensis, a single window of DNA contains:
- the betC gene encoding choline-sulfatase, which yields MKRKNILFIMADQMAAPMLPFYGPSPIKLPNLSRLAAEGVVFDAAYCNSPLCAPSRFTLVSGQLPSKIGAYDNAADFPADVPTYAHYLRRLGYRTALSGKMHFCGPDQLHGYEERLTSDIYPADYGWSVNWDEPDVRPTWYHNMSSVLQAGPCVRTNQLDFDEEVVFKAQQYLFDHIREDGDQPFCLTVSMTHPHDPYTIPKAFWDMYDDADIPLPTTPAQTELDPHSQRLLKVYDLWDKPLPVDKIRDARRAYFGACSYIDSNVGKLLQTLEETGLIDDTIIVFSGDHGDMLGERGLWYKMHWFEMAARVPLLISAPGQFGAGRVSAAVSTADLLPTFVELAGGSLEPSLPLDGRSLVSHLQGQGGHDEVFGEYMAEGTISPLMMIRRGAYKFIYSEDDPCLLFDVHNDPREQEELSQSPQHRQLFDDFLAEARIKWNIPAIHQQVLESQRRRRFVADALTIGKLKSWDHQPLVDASQQYMRNHIDLDDLERKARYPQPCQNQ from the coding sequence ATGAAGCGCAAGAATATTCTTTTCATCATGGCCGATCAGATGGCCGCGCCAATGTTGCCGTTCTACGGTCCTTCGCCCATCAAACTCCCGAATCTCAGTCGCCTCGCCGCCGAAGGCGTGGTGTTCGACGCCGCGTATTGCAATAGCCCGTTGTGCGCGCCGTCGCGGTTTACTCTGGTCAGCGGTCAGTTGCCGAGCAAGATCGGCGCCTACGACAACGCGGCCGATTTCCCCGCCGATGTACCGACCTATGCCCACTACCTGCGTCGCCTTGGCTACCGCACCGCGCTGTCGGGCAAGATGCATTTCTGCGGCCCGGACCAACTCCACGGCTATGAAGAACGCCTGACCAGTGACATCTACCCGGCCGATTACGGCTGGTCGGTGAACTGGGATGAGCCGGACGTGCGCCCGACCTGGTACCACAACATGTCATCGGTCCTGCAAGCCGGCCCATGCGTGCGCACCAATCAGCTGGATTTCGATGAAGAGGTGGTGTTCAAGGCGCAGCAGTACTTGTTCGATCACATCCGTGAGGATGGCGATCAGCCGTTTTGCCTGACCGTGTCGATGACTCACCCACACGACCCGTACACCATTCCCAAGGCTTTCTGGGATATGTACGACGACGCCGACATCCCTTTGCCTACAACGCCGGCCCAGACTGAACTCGACCCGCATTCCCAGCGTTTGCTCAAGGTCTACGACCTGTGGGACAAGCCGTTGCCTGTGGATAAGATTCGCGATGCCCGCCGTGCCTATTTCGGTGCGTGCAGCTATATCGACAGCAACGTCGGCAAACTCCTGCAAACACTCGAGGAAACCGGGCTGATCGATGACACGATTATTGTGTTCTCCGGCGACCATGGCGACATGCTTGGCGAGCGTGGCCTTTGGTACAAAATGCACTGGTTCGAAATGGCCGCCCGCGTGCCCCTGTTGATCAGTGCACCGGGGCAGTTCGGTGCGGGACGGGTCAGCGCCGCCGTTTCCACGGCGGACCTGCTGCCAACCTTCGTCGAACTGGCCGGCGGTTCGCTCGAGCCTAGCTTGCCGCTGGACGGCCGCTCACTGGTTTCGCACCTGCAAGGGCAGGGCGGTCACGACGAGGTGTTCGGCGAATACATGGCCGAAGGCACCATCAGCCCGTTAATGATGATTCGTCGCGGCGCCTACAAATTCATCTACAGCGAAGACGACCCATGTCTACTCTTCGACGTACACAACGATCCGCGTGAACAGGAAGAACTCAGCCAGTCGCCGCAACATCGGCAGCTGTTCGACGATTTTCTGGCCGAAGCCCGGATCAAATGGAATATTCCGGCGATCCACCAACAGGTCCTCGAAAGTCAACGACGCCGGCGTTTTGTTGCCGACGCCCTGACGATCGGCAAGCTGAAGAGCTGGGATCACCAGCCGCTGGTAGACGCCAGTCAGCAGTACATGCGCAACCACATCGACCTTGATGATCTGGAGCGCAAAGCACGTTATCCACAACCCTGCCAAAACCAATAA
- a CDS encoding NAD(P)-dependent oxidoreductase — MKNAETPVVKVVLYGAMSSLGSALMAEMLRRQHEVIAILDDLTALAPRPGLRTKNGDLFDAERVKQSVAGASAVICLLDAPGLPLNSEHVEKTIVPGPVEQVLAVDALIDGMQAAQISRLFVVGHFEELDEPEVEDDLQHHAAEEILDALQSSGLQWTLVDAPRGVAGLTIEHFSQVSSSLETGLAEPLERLNRVAVGIADELRLNLHVAEHVNFVAATPQ, encoded by the coding sequence ATGAAAAATGCCGAAACCCCGGTGGTGAAAGTGGTGCTCTATGGTGCCATGAGTAGCCTGGGCAGTGCGCTGATGGCTGAAATGCTGCGGCGTCAGCATGAAGTGATCGCGATTCTCGATGACCTGACGGCGCTGGCGCCACGACCGGGCTTGCGCACCAAGAACGGCGACCTGTTCGACGCCGAACGGGTCAAGCAAAGCGTGGCCGGTGCTTCGGCAGTCATCTGTTTACTAGACGCACCAGGGCTGCCGCTCAACAGTGAACACGTGGAAAAAACCATCGTGCCCGGCCCGGTCGAGCAAGTGCTGGCGGTGGATGCGCTGATCGACGGCATGCAAGCCGCGCAAATTAGCCGCTTGTTTGTGGTGGGGCATTTTGAGGAGCTGGACGAGCCGGAGGTGGAGGATGACCTTCAGCACCACGCCGCCGAAGAAATTCTCGACGCCTTGCAAAGCAGCGGGCTGCAATGGACGTTGGTGGACGCCCCGCGTGGGGTTGCCGGGTTGACCATCGAGCATTTCAGCCAAGTCAGCAGCAGCCTGGAGACGGGATTGGCCGAGCCGCTTGAGCGGTTGAACCGGGTCGCCGTGGGGATTGCCGATGAGCTGCGTTTGAACCTGCATGTGGCTGAGCACGTAAATTTTGTCGCGGCTACACCGCAATAG
- a CDS encoding DOPA 4,5-dioxygenase family protein, with protein MQQITGYHAHVYFDASTIDQARALCEQAAKVFPLKMGRVHERPVGPHPDWSCQLAFGPELIGEVLPWLVLNRNGLVVFLHPDTGDDLLDHTEHAVWMGAIRPLNLSIF; from the coding sequence ATGCAACAGATCACTGGCTACCACGCCCACGTCTATTTCGACGCCAGCACCATCGACCAGGCACGGGCCTTGTGTGAGCAGGCGGCCAAGGTATTCCCGCTGAAGATGGGCCGCGTGCACGAGCGCCCGGTCGGTCCGCACCCGGACTGGAGTTGCCAACTGGCATTCGGGCCGGAGCTCATCGGTGAGGTGCTGCCGTGGCTGGTGCTCAATCGCAACGGCCTGGTGGTGTTCCTGCACCCGGACACCGGCGATGATCTGCTCGACCACACCGAGCACGCGGTATGGATGGGCGCGATCCGGCCGCTGAACCTTTCTATTTTCTGA
- a CDS encoding TerC family protein, with product MEWLTNPEIWVAFFTLTALEIVLGIDNIIMISILVSRMPKHMQARTRIFGLALAMVTRILLLLSITWVMRLTADLFEVFGQGISGRDLILFFGGLFLLWKSSQEMYHALEGEDETNEEPGGKGGKFLYTIIQIAIIDIVFSLDSVITAVGMVSHVPVMVAAIIVAVLVMMWASGTISEFIDKHPSLKMLALSFLLIVGTVLIAESFDVHVPKGYVYFAMAFSLAVEAINIKMRTAIAKKKKQQDPVKLRKDIPGQ from the coding sequence ATGGAATGGCTGACCAACCCTGAAATCTGGGTTGCCTTCTTCACCCTGACTGCCCTGGAGATCGTCCTGGGCATCGATAACATCATCATGATCTCGATCCTGGTCAGCCGTATGCCCAAGCATATGCAGGCGCGCACCCGGATTTTCGGCCTGGCGCTGGCCATGGTCACGCGGATCCTGTTGCTGCTGTCGATCACTTGGGTCATGCGCCTGACTGCCGACCTGTTCGAAGTGTTCGGCCAGGGGATTTCCGGGCGTGACCTGATTCTGTTCTTCGGTGGCCTGTTCCTGCTGTGGAAGAGCTCGCAAGAGATGTACCACGCACTGGAAGGTGAAGACGAAACCAATGAGGAGCCGGGCGGCAAGGGCGGCAAATTCCTCTACACGATCATCCAGATTGCGATCATCGACATCGTGTTCTCGCTGGACTCGGTGATCACTGCTGTCGGCATGGTTTCCCACGTACCGGTCATGGTCGCGGCGATCATCGTCGCCGTGCTGGTGATGATGTGGGCGTCCGGCACCATCAGCGAATTCATCGACAAACACCCGTCGCTGAAGATGCTGGCGCTGTCGTTCCTGTTGATCGTCGGTACGGTGCTGATTGCCGAATCCTTCGATGTGCACGTGCCAAAAGGCTACGTCTACTTCGCCATGGCGTTCTCGCTGGCGGTGGAAGCGATCAACATCAAAATGCGCACCGCGATCGCGAAAAAGAAAAAACAGCAGGACCCGGTGAAACTGCGCAAGGACATTCCTGGGCAGTAA
- the choX gene encoding choline ABC transporter substrate-binding protein: MQRLSTVLTVGLLALGSASVYAADQSCETVKMADPGWSDIAATNAITGFLLDGMGYKAKVDTLAVPITFGGLKDGQVDVFLGNWMPAQQGFYDKFVATGDVTQLAKNLDGTEFTLAVPDYVWDAGVHNFADLNKYADKFDKKIYGIGSGAPANISLQDIIKKNDFELGQWKLVESSEQAMLAEVSRAVKKQKFVTFLGWTPHPMNVQLKMHYLKGGEKYFGDTGAVYTLTRKGYAQACPNVGKLLTNLSFTQEMENSIMAEVVNKKVSNAEAVKAWIKANPAVLDKWLDGVKTVDGKDALGAVKAKL; encoded by the coding sequence ATGCAAAGGTTATCCACAGTACTGACGGTCGGGCTTCTGGCCCTTGGCAGTGCATCGGTTTACGCCGCCGATCAAAGCTGCGAGACGGTGAAAATGGCCGATCCGGGATGGAGCGACATCGCCGCGACCAACGCCATCACCGGGTTTCTGCTGGACGGCATGGGCTACAAAGCCAAAGTCGATACCCTCGCGGTGCCGATTACCTTTGGCGGTTTGAAGGACGGCCAGGTTGATGTCTTTTTGGGTAACTGGATGCCGGCGCAGCAGGGCTTCTACGATAAATTCGTCGCCACTGGCGATGTCACGCAACTGGCCAAAAACCTCGACGGCACAGAGTTCACCCTGGCGGTCCCGGATTATGTGTGGGACGCGGGTGTGCATAACTTTGCCGACCTGAATAAGTACGCCGATAAGTTCGACAAGAAGATCTACGGCATCGGCTCTGGCGCCCCGGCGAACATCTCGCTGCAGGACATCATCAAGAAGAACGACTTCGAACTGGGTCAGTGGAAACTGGTTGAGTCCAGCGAGCAGGCGATGCTGGCCGAAGTGTCTCGCGCAGTGAAGAAACAGAAGTTCGTGACCTTCCTCGGCTGGACTCCGCACCCGATGAACGTGCAGCTGAAAATGCATTACCTGAAGGGCGGCGAGAAGTACTTCGGCGACACCGGCGCGGTTTATACACTGACCCGTAAAGGTTATGCACAGGCCTGCCCGAACGTCGGCAAACTGCTCACCAACCTGAGTTTCACCCAGGAAATGGAGAACAGCATCATGGCCGAGGTGGTGAACAAAAAAGTCAGCAATGCCGAGGCGGTGAAGGCGTGGATCAAGGCCAATCCGGCAGTGCTGGATAAATGGCTGGATGGCGTGAAGACCGTGGATGGCAAGGATGCGTTGGGGGCGGTGAAGGCCAAGCTGTAG
- a CDS encoding GFA family protein — protein sequence MGDIHTGGCHCGHLRYQFSGPLHDIAHCHCSICRRVSGGIVTTWITVPASHFEWLGGIPARYDSSEHCARYFCPTCGAQVALITQLSPESIDLTIATLDHPEDAPADRHIWTDSRLPWLHLDEHLPGEAEESI from the coding sequence ATGGGCGATATTCATACAGGCGGCTGTCATTGCGGCCATCTGCGCTATCAATTCAGCGGGCCGTTGCACGACATCGCCCACTGCCATTGCTCGATTTGCCGACGGGTCAGTGGCGGGATCGTGACCACCTGGATCACCGTGCCCGCCTCACACTTCGAATGGCTGGGCGGGATACCCGCGCGGTACGACTCTTCTGAACATTGCGCGCGATATTTCTGCCCGACCTGTGGGGCCCAGGTTGCGCTCATAACCCAGCTCAGCCCCGAGAGCATCGACCTGACCATCGCCACGCTCGATCACCCTGAAGACGCCCCGGCCGACCGGCACATCTGGACCGACAGCCGCTTGCCCTGGCTGCACCTGGACGAACATTTGCCCGGTGAAGCCGAGGAAAGCATCTGA
- a CDS encoding CitMHS family transporter → MLTFLGFAMVITFMFLIMTKRLSALIALIIIPIIFALFGGFATKIGPMMLEGITKLAPTGVMLMFAILYFALMIDSGLFDPAVRKILKLVKGDPLKVSVGTAVLALVVSLDGDGATTYMICVAAMLPLYSRIGMSPRIMAGLIILAGGVMNMTPWGGPTARAASALHVDPSDIFVPMIPAMLAGVVAILAIAYFYGKRERARLGELHLAGDEVDHSEISVSQFPDARRPKLIWFNGALTIALMCTLIAGLLPLPVLFMVAFSIAMIVNYPCLQQQKDRVAAHAGSVLAVVGLIFAAGIFTGILSGTGMVDAMSKSLLAVIPDFLGPYLAVITALVSMPFTFFMSNDAFYYGVLPVLAEAASHYGITAVEMARASIVGQPVHLLSPLVPSTYLLVALAGIEFGDHQRFTLKWAVLVCMCILVAALLMGIFPVFSTL, encoded by the coding sequence ATGCTGACTTTCCTTGGCTTCGCCATGGTCATCACGTTCATGTTCCTGATCATGACCAAGCGCCTGTCCGCGCTGATCGCTTTGATCATTATTCCAATCATCTTTGCCCTGTTCGGCGGTTTTGCAACGAAGATCGGCCCAATGATGCTCGAAGGCATCACCAAGCTTGCGCCGACCGGCGTGATGCTGATGTTCGCCATTCTGTACTTCGCCCTGATGATCGACTCCGGCCTGTTCGACCCGGCCGTGCGCAAGATCCTAAAACTGGTCAAGGGCGACCCGTTGAAAGTTTCGGTCGGCACCGCCGTTCTGGCGCTCGTTGTCTCCCTCGATGGTGACGGCGCGACCACTTATATGATCTGCGTGGCCGCCATGCTGCCGCTCTACAGCCGCATCGGCATGAGCCCGCGAATCATGGCTGGCCTGATCATCCTCGCCGGCGGCGTGATGAACATGACCCCGTGGGGTGGCCCGACGGCCCGTGCCGCGAGTGCGCTGCACGTCGACCCGTCCGACATTTTCGTGCCGATGATTCCGGCGATGCTGGCCGGCGTGGTGGCGATCCTGGCGATTGCCTACTTCTACGGTAAACGTGAGCGTGCTCGCCTGGGTGAATTGCACCTGGCCGGCGACGAAGTGGACCACAGTGAAATCAGCGTTTCGCAGTTCCCGGATGCCCGTCGTCCGAAGCTGATCTGGTTCAACGGCGCGTTGACCATTGCCCTGATGTGCACCCTGATCGCCGGCCTGTTGCCGCTGCCTGTGTTGTTCATGGTGGCGTTCAGTATTGCGATGATCGTCAACTATCCTTGCCTGCAACAGCAGAAGGATCGTGTGGCGGCCCACGCCGGTAGCGTGCTGGCAGTGGTCGGTTTGATCTTCGCGGCGGGTATCTTCACCGGTATCCTGTCGGGCACCGGCATGGTCGATGCGATGTCGAAAAGCCTGCTGGCGGTGATCCCGGATTTCCTCGGCCCGTACCTGGCCGTGATTACGGCGTTGGTGAGCATGCCGTTCACCTTCTTCATGTCGAACGATGCATTTTATTACGGCGTGTTACCGGTGCTTGCCGAAGCCGCCAGTCACTACGGTATAACCGCCGTAGAGATGGCACGTGCCTCGATCGTCGGTCAGCCCGTCCACTTGCTGAGCCCGCTGGTTCCATCGACCTACCTGTTGGTGGCCCTGGCCGGTATCGAATTTGGTGATCACCAGCGCTTTACCCTCAAGTGGGCAGTGCTGGTGTGCATGTGCATATTGGTTGCAGCGTTGCTGATGGGGATCTTCCCGGTATTCAGCACGCTGTAA
- a CDS encoding choline sulfate utilization transcriptional regulator, whose translation MYDALGDLSLDLLRAFESAARQHSFTAAAVELGTTQPAISQQIKRLEEQLGTRLFDRIYRGIELTETGMILFEQVQLGLQNIDAGLTAISAQQSHEVLQVATDFAFAAYWLMPRLHRFHEANPQVDVSLVTSERNHNMLRTDIDVAILFGDGRFKQGESHWLFSEEVFPVCSPLLLKDRALPLPVQALLDLPLLHLRGENSSNWFDWSGVFRELGITSAPAPGQLRFDNYTLLIQAAIGGQGVAIGWRHLVDDLLAQGLLCRPIADTVISRLGYYVVLPQRKRRGVLIQQFVDWLMEEQASSAQSLTGLPFPSIAV comes from the coding sequence ATGTATGACGCCCTCGGTGATTTGTCTCTGGATTTGCTGCGCGCCTTCGAATCGGCGGCGCGTCAGCACAGCTTCACTGCCGCTGCAGTAGAGCTGGGGACCACGCAGCCGGCGATCAGCCAGCAGATCAAACGGTTGGAGGAACAACTGGGCACGCGGTTGTTTGATCGGATCTATCGCGGCATCGAACTGACCGAGACCGGAATGATCCTTTTCGAGCAGGTTCAGCTCGGTTTGCAGAATATCGACGCCGGATTGACCGCTATCAGCGCACAGCAATCCCATGAAGTGCTGCAAGTCGCTACCGATTTTGCCTTCGCCGCTTATTGGTTGATGCCGCGCCTGCACCGCTTTCACGAAGCCAATCCGCAGGTCGACGTCAGCCTGGTCACCAGTGAACGCAATCACAACATGCTGCGCACGGATATCGATGTAGCGATCCTGTTTGGCGATGGGCGCTTTAAACAAGGCGAAAGCCACTGGCTGTTCAGCGAAGAAGTGTTCCCGGTGTGCAGTCCGCTGTTATTAAAGGATCGCGCCCTGCCCTTGCCGGTTCAGGCCCTGCTCGATTTGCCGCTGCTGCATTTGCGCGGTGAAAACAGCAGCAACTGGTTCGACTGGAGTGGTGTGTTCCGGGAATTGGGGATCACTTCGGCACCCGCGCCGGGGCAACTGCGGTTCGACAATTACACGTTGTTGATCCAGGCCGCGATTGGCGGTCAGGGCGTGGCTATCGGTTGGCGGCACCTTGTAGATGATTTGCTGGCCCAGGGTTTGTTGTGTCGGCCGATTGCCGACACGGTGATTTCCCGGTTGGGTTATTACGTGGTACTGCCCCAGCGCAAACGCCGTGGCGTGTTGATTCAACAGTTTGTGGACTGGCTGATGGAGGAGCAGGCCAGCAGTGCGCAATCGTTGACCGGTTTGCCCTTCCCTTCTATTGCGGTGTAG
- a CDS encoding Na/Pi cotransporter family protein, with the protein MLTLLNLLSAVTLLIWGTHIVRTGILRVYGSNLRHVIGQNMSKRGLAFIAGIVVTAMVQSSNATAMLVTSFVGQGLMALTPALATMLGADVGTALMARVLTFDLSWLSPLLIFLGVIFFLSRKQTRVGQMGRVAIGLGLIILALQLIVEAAAPITHAQGVKVIFASLTGDILLDALIGALFAMISYSSLAAVLLTATLAGAGVISLPVAIGLVIGANIGSGVLAFMSTSMQNAAGRQVALGSLLYKLIGLLLIIPVLDPLVHWIDSLDFSSQEMVIGFHLLYNTARCLILLPSVGPMAKLCAWLLPERPELNGMAKPRHLDATALVTPSLALANAARETLRIGDLIDNMLEAMLDVLHGKQTAVTQEMRRLTDDVEALYSAIKLYLAQMPREDLSDQDSRRWAEIIELAINLKLASDLIERMLRKVQQQKTSQRRSFSEVGLEELAGLHSQLISNLRLGLSVFLSSDPESARQLLREKRRFRAQERRLAHAHVSRLQRKIVQSIETSSLHLELIADMKRLNSLFCSSAYAVLETADTGALAADDLADITHSP; encoded by the coding sequence ATGCTGACCCTGCTCAATTTGCTATCTGCCGTGACCTTGCTGATCTGGGGCACGCACATCGTCCGAACCGGCATCCTGCGGGTCTACGGTTCCAACCTGCGCCATGTGATTGGCCAGAACATGTCCAAGCGTGGCTTGGCGTTCATCGCCGGCATCGTCGTGACCGCCATGGTCCAGAGCAGCAACGCCACAGCCATGCTCGTCACTTCCTTCGTCGGTCAGGGCCTGATGGCGCTGACCCCGGCCCTGGCAACCATGCTCGGCGCCGACGTCGGTACGGCGCTGATGGCGCGGGTGCTGACGTTTGACCTGTCGTGGCTGTCGCCGCTGCTGATCTTCCTCGGGGTGATTTTCTTTCTGTCGCGCAAACAGACCCGCGTCGGGCAGATGGGCCGGGTGGCGATCGGCCTGGGGCTGATCATCCTGGCGCTGCAACTGATTGTCGAAGCCGCTGCGCCGATCACCCACGCTCAGGGAGTGAAGGTGATCTTCGCCTCCCTGACCGGCGACATCCTGCTCGATGCGCTGATTGGCGCGCTGTTCGCGATGATTTCCTACTCCAGCCTGGCGGCCGTGCTGCTGACCGCGACCTTGGCCGGTGCCGGCGTGATCAGCCTGCCAGTCGCCATCGGCCTGGTGATCGGCGCCAATATCGGCAGCGGCGTGTTGGCGTTCATGAGCACCAGCATGCAAAACGCGGCCGGCCGCCAAGTGGCGCTGGGCAGCCTGTTGTACAAGTTGATCGGCTTGCTGCTGATCATCCCGGTGCTCGATCCGCTGGTGCACTGGATCGACAGCCTGGACTTCAGCTCGCAGGAAATGGTCATCGGCTTCCACCTGCTCTACAACACCGCGCGCTGCCTGATCCTGCTGCCGAGCGTCGGGCCGATGGCCAAGCTTTGCGCGTGGCTGTTGCCGGAACGTCCGGAACTCAACGGCATGGCCAAGCCCCGGCACCTCGACGCCACTGCGCTGGTCACCCCGAGTCTGGCACTGGCCAACGCCGCCCGGGAAACCCTGCGCATCGGCGACCTGATCGACAACATGCTCGAAGCCATGCTCGACGTGCTGCATGGCAAACAGACTGCCGTGACCCAGGAAATGCGCCGCCTGACCGATGATGTCGAGGCGCTGTACAGCGCGATCAAGCTCTACCTGGCGCAGATGCCTCGCGAAGATCTCAGTGATCAGGACAGCCGCCGTTGGGCGGAAATTATCGAACTGGCGATCAACCTCAAACTCGCCAGCGACCTGATCGAACGCATGCTGCGCAAGGTCCAGCAGCAGAAAACCTCGCAGCGCCGGTCGTTTTCCGAGGTGGGCCTGGAAGAGCTGGCGGGGCTGCACAGTCAGTTGATTTCCAACCTGCGCCTGGGGTTGTCGGTGTTCCTCAGCAGCGACCCGGAAAGTGCGCGCCAGTTGCTGCGTGAGAAACGTCGCTTTCGCGCACAGGAACGCCGCTTGGCCCATGCTCATGTCAGCCGATTGCAACGTAAGATCGTGCAAAGTATCGAAACCAGTTCGCTGCACCTGGAGCTGATTGCCGACATGAAACGCCTGAATTCGCTGTTTTGCAGCAGCGCCTACGCGGTCCTGGAAACCGCCGACACAGGGGCACTGGCGGCTGACGATTTGGCGGACATCACACATTCGCCTTGA